In Sphingobacteriaceae bacterium, the following proteins share a genomic window:
- a CDS encoding peroxiredoxin: METATEQKVYMPRIGEAAPEFNAITTQGNINFPADYKGNWVILFSHPADFTPVCTSEFMTFASMESKFNEANCKLVGLSVDGLYSHIAWLRTIKEKIEYKGMKDIEVKFPLIEDITMEVAKKYGMVMPGESSTKAVRAVFFIDPKGIIRAIIYYPLSLGRNFAELYRALIAMQAADAFSIATPADWQPGDDVIIPTAGSCGVAKERMESKTEMTCHDWFFCTRKIDKIKIMDTVLNKKSESL, translated from the coding sequence ATGGAAACAGCAACTGAACAAAAAGTATATATGCCAAGGATTGGCGAAGCCGCACCTGAATTTAATGCAATAACAACACAAGGGAACATAAATTTCCCTGCGGACTATAAAGGTAACTGGGTTATACTGTTCAGCCATCCCGCAGATTTTACGCCGGTCTGCACATCTGAGTTTATGACCTTTGCAAGCATGGAAAGTAAATTTAACGAGGCCAATTGCAAATTAGTTGGTTTATCTGTAGACGGCCTTTACAGTCATATAGCCTGGTTAAGAACTATTAAGGAGAAGATTGAATATAAAGGTATGAAGGATATTGAGGTGAAATTTCCCTTGATTGAAGACATAACTATGGAGGTAGCTAAAAAGTATGGTATGGTAATGCCTGGCGAAAGCAGTACCAAAGCCGTTCGCGCAGTTTTCTTTATTGATCCCAAGGGAATTATTCGCGCAATAATTTATTACCCTTTAAGTCTTGGTCGCAATTTCGCGGAACTTTATAGAGCTTTAATTGCAATGCAGGCGGCAGACGCCTTCTCCATTGCAACACCTGCAGACTGGCAACCGGGCGACGATGTAATCATTCCAACAGCCGGATCTTGTGGTGTAGCAAAAGAACGAATGGAAAGCAAAACGGAAATGACCTGTCATGATTGGTTTTTTTGCACAAGAAAAATTGATAAAATCAAAATCATGGACACCGTGTTAAATAAAAAAAGTGAGAGTTTATAA